The proteins below are encoded in one region of Nitrospira sp.:
- the accA gene encoding acetyl-coenzyme A carboxylase carboxyl transferase subunit alpha: MRDYLDFEKPLKEIEEKIEKLTGTGAKASNQEEVRKLRAKLAQTEHELYEKLTPWQRTLVARHPQRPSMLEYVSQFCQEFVELHGDRLYGDDRAIIGGFARFEGQSVMVIGHQKGKTLKERMQRNFGMPNPEGYRKALRLMNLAAKFKRPILTFIDTPGAYPGIGAEERGQAEAIARNLLVMARLPVPIISVVIGEGGSGGALALGVADKILMLEHAVYSVISPEGCAAILWDNPAKVPDAAVSLRMTATDLVEMGIADEIIPEPVGGAHRDPSMMGARLGKALAARLHEFEGSPFDALPVSREKKFRAIGAIAGLSKASSA, encoded by the coding sequence ATGCGCGATTACTTGGATTTTGAAAAGCCGCTCAAAGAAATCGAAGAGAAGATCGAGAAGCTCACCGGGACTGGTGCCAAAGCCTCGAATCAGGAGGAGGTCCGGAAGCTCCGGGCGAAACTGGCCCAGACCGAGCACGAACTTTATGAGAAGCTCACGCCCTGGCAACGCACTCTCGTCGCGAGGCATCCCCAGCGCCCCTCTATGCTCGAGTACGTCTCTCAATTCTGCCAGGAATTCGTAGAACTGCACGGAGATCGCCTGTACGGAGATGATCGCGCCATCATTGGTGGATTCGCCCGATTTGAGGGTCAATCGGTTATGGTCATCGGTCATCAGAAGGGGAAGACTCTCAAGGAGCGCATGCAGCGCAACTTCGGGATGCCCAATCCAGAAGGATACCGGAAGGCGCTGCGGCTCATGAACCTCGCCGCTAAGTTCAAACGCCCGATCCTAACCTTTATTGACACGCCGGGAGCCTACCCGGGAATCGGCGCCGAAGAACGCGGCCAAGCCGAAGCAATTGCCCGCAACCTACTCGTCATGGCGAGACTACCGGTACCGATCATTTCCGTGGTGATCGGTGAAGGCGGAAGCGGCGGTGCACTGGCGCTCGGGGTCGCCGACAAGATCCTCATGCTGGAGCACGCAGTCTACTCGGTGATCTCTCCGGAGGGATGCGCCGCGATACTGTGGGATAATCCTGCCAAAGTCCCGGATGCAGCCGTGTCGCTCCGCATGACGGCAACGGATCTGGTCGAGATGGGTATCGCGGACGAAATCATTCCCGAGCCGGTTGGGGGTGCACATCGCGACCCCTCAATGATGGGGGCACGACTCGGAAAAGCCCTGGCGGCGCGGCTCCATGAGTTCGAAGGTAGCCCTTTCGACGCGCTTCCCGTTTCACGCGAGAAAAAGTTCCGGGCGATTGGTGCCATTGCCGGCCTTTCAAAAGCCTCCTCGGCCTAG